The Candidatus Baltobacteraceae bacterium genome contains a region encoding:
- the gatA gene encoding Asp-tRNA(Asn)/Glu-tRNA(Gln) amidotransferase subunit GatA — translation MTDPLIERSAAQIAREINARSLSAVEVTEAVLDHIEAVDPQIGSFLTVLHERAREAAARVDARIAAGEQLALAGVPLAVKDNMCLTGTRTTAGSKILERWIAPYTATAVARLLDAGCVPVGKSNLDEFAMGSSCENSALGVTRNPYDPGRVPGGSSGGSAAAAAAYEAAIGMGSDTGGSIREPGAFCNLVGFKPTYGRVSRYGLIAFASSLDQIGPLTRTVEDAALAYDAMGGHDPMDSTSIDRALERTATHLRDDLRGMRVGIVKQFATNGLGAEIDGVYAQAYRDLEALGAQLVEIELPTAEFGLATYYLIAPAECSSNLARFDGVRYGLRVDGADVSEMYERTRAAGFGPEVKRRILIGTYALSSGYYDAYYVRAQKARTLIARDFEEAWKACDLIACPAASSPAFEFNAKSDPYSMYLMDYYTIPMSLAGLPALSVPCGWVTPPGGTRPMPMGLQLCAPLFEERKLLSAAHAYEQKTKHALKHRPALAEVVG, via the coding sequence GTGACCGACCCACTCATCGAACGCAGCGCCGCGCAGATCGCGCGTGAGATAAACGCGCGTAGCCTCTCGGCCGTCGAGGTTACCGAGGCGGTGCTGGATCATATCGAAGCCGTCGATCCGCAGATCGGTTCGTTTTTGACGGTCCTGCACGAACGCGCGCGTGAGGCGGCCGCGCGCGTCGACGCGCGCATCGCCGCCGGCGAACAGCTGGCGCTCGCGGGCGTACCGCTCGCCGTCAAAGACAATATGTGCCTGACCGGCACGCGTACGACGGCCGGCAGCAAGATTCTCGAACGGTGGATTGCGCCGTACACGGCGACCGCGGTTGCGCGCTTGCTCGACGCGGGCTGCGTCCCGGTCGGCAAATCGAACCTGGACGAGTTCGCCATGGGTTCGTCCTGCGAGAACTCGGCGCTGGGCGTCACCCGCAACCCGTACGATCCCGGGCGCGTTCCCGGCGGCTCGAGCGGCGGTTCGGCCGCGGCGGCGGCCGCCTACGAAGCCGCGATCGGCATGGGCAGCGATACCGGCGGTTCGATACGTGAGCCCGGCGCGTTCTGCAATCTGGTCGGCTTCAAGCCAACCTATGGGCGGGTCTCGCGTTACGGACTGATCGCCTTTGCCTCGAGCCTGGATCAGATCGGGCCCCTGACCCGCACGGTCGAGGACGCGGCGCTGGCATACGATGCCATGGGTGGACACGATCCGATGGATTCGACCTCGATCGATCGTGCGCTCGAGCGCACCGCCACGCATTTGCGCGACGATCTTCGCGGGATGCGCGTCGGCATCGTGAAGCAGTTCGCGACCAACGGCTTGGGCGCCGAGATCGACGGGGTCTACGCGCAAGCGTACCGCGACCTCGAAGCACTCGGCGCGCAGCTGGTCGAGATCGAGCTGCCGACCGCGGAATTTGGCCTCGCGACCTACTATCTCATCGCTCCGGCCGAGTGCTCTTCGAATCTTGCGCGTTTCGACGGCGTGCGCTACGGGCTGCGCGTGGACGGCGCCGATGTGAGTGAAATGTACGAGCGCACGCGCGCCGCGGGATTCGGCCCGGAAGTCAAACGCCGGATCCTGATCGGCACCTACGCGCTCTCGAGCGGATACTACGATGCGTACTACGTGCGCGCGCAAAAGGCGCGCACGTTGATCGCGCGCGACTTCGAGGAGGCCTGGAAGGCGTGCGATTTGATCGCTTGTCCGGCCGCCAGTTCGCCGGCCTTCGAGTTCAACGCCAAGAGCGATCCCTATAGCATGTACTTGATGGACTACTACACGATCCCGATGTCGCTCGCGGGCCTGCCCGCGCTCTCGGTTCCGTGCGGTTGGGTCACCCCGCCCGGGGGAACGCGCCCGATGCCGATGGGCTTGCAGCTCTGCGCGCCGCTCTTCGAAGAGCGCAAACTGCTATCGGCCGCACACGCGTACGAGCAAAAGACGAAACACGCTCTGAAACATCGCCCCGCTCTAGCCGAGGTGGTCGGCTGA